The Syntrophales bacterium region TGCCTTTGGAGCTATGTGCCTTTGTGCCTGAAGCTGTCAACTTTAGCCGACAGCAGTTTATTTATCCTTTCTATCCTTCGTGCTCAAAACATCTTTTAGTTCGTCCAAAAACTCGCTGACATCTCGAAACTGCCTGTACACAGACGCAAATCTCACATAGGCCACTCCATCAATTTTGTGAAGCTCGGCCATAACTTTCTCTCCTATAATAGATGAAGAAATTTCCTTAGCAGGGAACTCCTGACAGAGCTGCTCGATCCTCTCAACCATATTTTCTATAACATTGATACTGATGGGACGTTTTTCGCAAGCCTTTTTTATGCCGGAAAGTATCTTTACTCTGTCGAAAGTTTCCCTTCTGCCGTCCTTTTTTACCACCATCGGGAGACTTTCTTC contains the following coding sequences:
- the nrdR gene encoding transcriptional regulator NrdR gives rise to the protein MKCPFCANAENRVIDSRISKDGNAIRRRRECLACEKRFTTYEFVEESLPMVVKKDGRRETFDRVKILSGIKKACEKRPISINVIENMVERIEQLCQEFPAKEISSSIIGEKVMAELHKIDGVAYVRFASVYRQFRDVSEFLDELKDVLSTKDRKDK